Proteins co-encoded in one Zootoca vivipara chromosome 3, rZooViv1.1, whole genome shotgun sequence genomic window:
- the LOC132591901 gene encoding myc target protein 1 homolog: MIIAFSVSMVIGLVIGGIIWALLACLSSRRASAHISQWSTSSSSRRPRASRGSSASRPGFYRNSSCERRSNLSLASLTFQRQASLEQANSFPRKSSFRASTFHPFLQSPPLPVEMESQVITLVPATTTTTLTGTTTNSLSRPEFHWSNNSLRVSNSTQTPPPAYDSIIKAFPDS; this comes from the coding sequence ATGATAATAGCATTTTCTGTTTCTATGGTCATTGGACTTGTGATCGGAGGCATAATCTGGGCTTTGCTGGCTTGCCTGTCTAGTCGCAGAGCCAGTGCCCATATTTCCCAGTGGAGCACCTCATCCTCCAGCCGGCGTCCCAGAGCTTCTCGTGGATCTTCTGCCAGCAGGCCAGGATTTTATCGCAACAGCAGCTGTGAACGCCGCAGTAACCTCAGCTTGGCCAGCCTGACCTTCCAAAGGCAAGCTTCCTTGGAGCAGGCCAACTCCTTCCCAAGGAAATCAAGTTTCCGAGCCTCAACGTTTCATCCCTTCTTGCAGAGCCCCCCGCTTCCTGTAGAAATGGAAAGTCAGGTGATTACTTTGGtaccagccaccaccaccaccacccttactGGGACCACCACCAACAGCCTATCTCGTCCCGAGTTCCACTGGTCCAATAATAGTCTTCGTGTCTCCAACTCAACACAAACACCACCTCCTGCTTACGACTCTATCATAAAGGCGTTCCCAGACTCTTGA
- the LOC132591939 gene encoding VIP peptides-like: MGPLARCTIGAAGTGLKRGRSKEMEHGSGPQLLLCFALLYVLCTQALALPPLGTMRLGNRMPFDGASESDHSQGSLKSEADILQTTLPENDKFYYDVYRAKQMAVKKYLNSVLTGKRSQEELNPASLRDETELLDPAFSENYDDDVTVDDLELLNHHPLLLFGQLNDIIGHAMKMI; the protein is encoded by the exons ATGGGCCCTCTGGCCCGCTGCACTATCGGTGCTGCAGGCACCGGCCTGAAGCGTg GCAGGTCCAAGGAGATGGAACATGGAAGTGGCCCCCAGCTTCTCCTCTGCTTTGCTCTCCTCTATGTTCTCTGCACTCAAGCACTCGCTTTACCTCCTCTGGGAACTATGAG ATTAGGAAACAGAATGCCATTTGATGGGGCAAGTGAATCTGATCATTCTCAAGGTTCATTAAAATCTGAGGCTGACATTTTGCAAACTACACTACCTGAGAATGACAAGTTCTATTATGATGTATACAGAGCTAag CAGATGGCTGTGAAGAAATATTTGAACTCTGTTTTAACTGGGAAAAGAAG TCAGGAAGAGCTAAACCCAGCCAGCCTTCGGGATGAAACGGAATTGCTTGACCCTGCCTTCTCCGAAaactatgatgatgatgtcaCTGTAGATGACCTTGAGCTTCTGAATCACCACCCATTG CTCCTATTTGGGCAGCTAAATGACATTATTGGCCATGCCATGAAGATGATTTGA